A region from the Rufibacter sp. DG15C genome encodes:
- a CDS encoding TldD/PmbA family protein translates to MAILTKEQAQVILKKVMALSKADECEANLNGGKTGNVRYARNSVSTAGESHTTTLVVQSSFGKRMGVATINEFDDASLEKVVRRSEELAKLAPENPEYMGVLGPQKYITTNPYVAATAAITPDKRAEMVAKSIAAAKSKNLTAAGYLQDNVGFQSMMNSKGLFAYNTDTGVDFSLTVRTPDGTGSGYVSRGFNDVSKLDTATVSNIAVNKATGSANARALEPGKYTVILEPAAVAVMLENLFFGMDARSADEGRSFLSKAGGGNKVGQKLVDERVTIYSDPAHPELPTSPWAQDGQALNKTTWIDKGVIKQIPVSRYWAQQKKITPVPFPNTAIMQGGTQSLEDMIKGTQRGILVTRLWYIRSVDPQTLLLTGLTRDGTFYIENGKIKHAVKNFRFNESPIIMLNNLEAIGKAERTVSGESSNNYLLPPLKIRDFTFSSLSDAV, encoded by the coding sequence ATGGCAATATTAACCAAAGAACAAGCCCAGGTCATCCTGAAGAAGGTGATGGCCTTGAGCAAAGCCGATGAGTGCGAGGCCAACCTCAACGGCGGAAAAACCGGCAATGTGCGTTACGCACGCAACTCGGTGTCCACGGCCGGCGAGTCCCATACTACCACGCTGGTGGTGCAATCCTCGTTTGGCAAGCGCATGGGCGTGGCCACCATCAATGAGTTTGACGATGCTTCTTTAGAAAAAGTAGTACGCCGTTCAGAGGAATTGGCCAAACTAGCGCCTGAGAACCCGGAGTACATGGGCGTTTTAGGACCGCAGAAATACATCACCACCAATCCGTACGTGGCGGCCACGGCTGCCATCACGCCAGACAAGCGCGCCGAGATGGTGGCCAAAAGCATTGCGGCGGCCAAATCCAAAAACCTGACGGCCGCCGGCTACCTGCAAGACAATGTGGGCTTCCAAAGCATGATGAACAGCAAAGGCCTGTTCGCTTACAACACAGATACCGGCGTTGACTTCTCTTTGACGGTGCGCACGCCAGACGGCACCGGCTCAGGCTATGTCTCCAGAGGCTTCAATGATGTGAGCAAACTTGACACGGCCACGGTCTCTAACATTGCCGTGAATAAAGCCACGGGCTCAGCCAACGCCAGAGCCTTGGAGCCCGGCAAGTACACCGTTATCCTGGAACCGGCTGCGGTGGCCGTGATGCTGGAGAACCTGTTCTTCGGGATGGACGCTCGCTCCGCAGACGAGGGACGCAGTTTCCTGAGCAAAGCCGGCGGAGGCAATAAAGTAGGGCAGAAACTAGTGGATGAGCGTGTGACCATTTACTCAGACCCGGCGCACCCAGAACTGCCTACCTCGCCGTGGGCACAGGACGGCCAGGCCTTGAACAAAACCACCTGGATAGACAAAGGCGTCATCAAGCAGATTCCGGTGTCACGCTACTGGGCGCAGCAGAAGAAAATCACACCGGTGCCTTTCCCCAACACGGCCATTATGCAAGGCGGCACGCAGAGCTTGGAAGATATGATCAAAGGCACCCAAAGAGGCATTCTGGTCACGCGGCTTTGGTACATTCGGTCCGTGGACCCGCAGACCCTGTTGCTCACCGGCCTTACCCGGGACGGGACCTTCTACATTGAAAATGGCAAAATCAAGCACGCGGTCAAGAACTTCAGGTTCAATGAGAGCCCCATCATCATGCTCAACAATCTGGAGGCCATCGGGAAGGCTGAGCGTACGGTGAGCGGCGAGTCCAGCAACAACTATTTGTTGCCACCGCTCAAGATTAGGGACTTCACGTTCAGCAGTCTCTCGGACGCTGTCTAA
- a CDS encoding TldD/PmbA family protein, translating to MKRRDFLHLSGLGLGAMMLPIPLWGHDIAPEAALEPADVAFHKQLADAALNAAKSKGATYTDVRIGRYLNQFVITREDKVQNTVNTESYGIGVRVIANGTWGFASMDDVSPAGAAKAAELAVAIAKANSKLQTEPVQLAPQKGFGEVSWKTPIERNAFEVPIKEKVDLLLGANAAAMKNGANYVNSALFLVNEQKYFASSEGSYIDQDVHRTWPVLNVTAIDQKTGKFETRQSLSAPVGMGYEYLSGKPEGKYQGITTRYGKYYDMVEDAGAAAKQAREKLTAKSVLAGKYDLVLDPSHLWLTIHESVGHPLELDRVLGYEANFAGTSFATLDKWQSKKFKYGSDKVNLFADKTQVGSLGAVGYDDEGVKTKQWDLVKDGTLVNYQATRDQAHIIGEKESHGCCYADNWSSVQFQRMANVSLAPGKQKLSVDNMIKDVEKGIYIIGDGSFSIDQQRYNFQFGGQLYYEIKDGKIVGPLKDVAYQSNTQEFWNSCSAICDESDYRLGGSFFDGKGQPTQSSAVSHGSSTTRFNGVNVINTGRKI from the coding sequence TTGAAAAGACGCGATTTTCTCCACCTTTCCGGCCTGGGTTTGGGAGCTATGATGCTGCCCATTCCGCTGTGGGGCCATGACATTGCGCCCGAGGCGGCGTTGGAACCGGCAGACGTGGCCTTCCACAAACAGTTGGCAGACGCGGCGCTCAACGCGGCCAAGTCTAAAGGCGCCACCTACACCGACGTCAGAATTGGCCGGTACCTGAACCAGTTCGTGATTACCCGTGAGGACAAGGTGCAGAATACCGTCAACACCGAGAGCTATGGCATTGGCGTGCGCGTGATTGCCAACGGCACCTGGGGCTTCGCGTCCATGGATGATGTCTCGCCGGCCGGGGCCGCCAAAGCTGCTGAACTGGCTGTGGCCATTGCAAAGGCTAACTCTAAACTGCAGACAGAGCCAGTTCAGCTGGCACCGCAGAAAGGGTTTGGTGAGGTTAGCTGGAAAACTCCTATTGAGCGCAACGCTTTTGAGGTACCTATTAAGGAGAAAGTGGATTTGCTGTTAGGAGCCAACGCTGCCGCCATGAAGAACGGCGCCAACTACGTCAACTCCGCGCTATTTCTGGTGAACGAGCAGAAATACTTCGCGTCTTCTGAGGGTTCTTACATTGACCAGGACGTGCACCGCACCTGGCCGGTGCTCAACGTGACGGCCATTGACCAGAAGACCGGCAAGTTTGAAACGCGCCAATCCTTGAGCGCTCCCGTGGGTATGGGCTACGAATACCTCAGCGGAAAGCCAGAGGGCAAATATCAGGGCATTACTACCCGATACGGCAAGTACTATGACATGGTGGAAGACGCTGGTGCTGCTGCCAAACAAGCGAGAGAGAAACTAACCGCTAAATCTGTTTTGGCCGGTAAATATGACCTGGTGTTGGACCCGTCTCATTTATGGCTGACCATCCATGAAAGCGTAGGCCACCCGCTGGAATTGGACCGCGTACTGGGCTATGAGGCCAACTTCGCCGGCACTTCTTTTGCCACGCTGGACAAATGGCAGAGCAAAAAATTCAAATACGGCAGTGACAAAGTAAACCTGTTCGCGGACAAAACACAGGTTGGCTCTCTGGGTGCCGTGGGCTATGACGACGAAGGCGTGAAGACCAAGCAATGGGACTTGGTGAAGGACGGCACCTTGGTCAACTACCAGGCCACCCGCGACCAGGCCCACATCATCGGGGAGAAAGAGTCCCATGGCTGCTGCTACGCCGACAATTGGAGCTCGGTGCAGTTCCAGCGCATGGCCAATGTGTCTTTGGCGCCGGGCAAGCAGAAGTTGAGCGTAGACAACATGATTAAAGACGTGGAGAAAGGCATCTACATCATTGGCGACGGTTCCTTCTCCATTGACCAGCAGCGCTACAACTTCCAGTTCGGGGGCCAGCTCTACTATGAGATTAAGGACGGCAAGATTGTGGGGCCTTTGAAAGACGTGGCCTACCAGAGCAACACCCAGGAATTCTGGAACTCCTGCTCGGCCATCTGCGACGAGAGCGATTACCGCTTAGGCGGTTCTTTCTTTGACGGCAAAGGCCAGCCTACCCAGAGCAGCGCGGTGTCCCATGGTTCGTCCACCACCCGCTTCAACGGCGTGAACGTCATCAACACTGGTAGAAAAATCTAG
- a CDS encoding zinc-dependent metalloprotease, translating to MRKTLLPFLLLLLTFTQLSAQNKPGGIASKTAGLQKFAGYFPFYWDEATGKILLEIDKLDTQFLYVSSLPAGLGSNDIGLDRGQLGGTHVVYFQKVGPKVLLIEPNQGYRAMNGNPAEEQAVAQSFAQSTLWGFKVEATDGRTVLVDATDFLLRDAHDVVGSIKRARQGSYRLDASRSALYLPRTKNFPQNTEFEASLTFVGGDDAGNFVREVAPSIEALTLRQHHSFIQLPDSNYTPRAMDPRAGYFGIEYMDYSTPIGESIVKRYIARHRLQKKNPGAAVSEAVKPIVYYVDHAAPEPIRSALLDGARWWAQAFKSAGYKDAFKVEILPVDADPMDVRYNVIQWVHRSTRGWSYGASVTDPRTGEILKGHVSLGSLRVRQDYLIAEGLLAPYEEGRPANPEMMKMALARLRQLSAHELGHTLGIMHNYAASVNNRASVMDYPHPTVKLTAEGKIDLSDAYALGMGDWDKLAVTYGYQDFAKGVNEKQALDQLLRNGHQSGLQFIADRDARSPGGAHPQAHLWDNGANASDELHHVLQVRQKALQQFGLNNIKPGVPMAMLEDVLVPIYNYHRYQVESVAKVVGGVNYTYASRGDGQLVTEKVPEAEQQKALDALLETLQPKVLTLPENIIALIPPRPAGWSPTRELFDKRTGLTFDPLAVAEASADFTLSFLFHPERAARLVELKARGSKLGLEEVLDQILEHTWKAKQQNGLPGQTQLLTQQLVLTHLLALSQNENAAYSVRGIAILKLEELEKHLKKLAKSSDDAVKANALLALNRLDQPANAKPQLHKDLPPGAPIGTTETLSCE from the coding sequence ATGCGAAAAACGCTCCTCCCCTTTCTGCTTCTCTTACTTACTTTCACACAGCTTTCAGCGCAGAATAAACCTGGCGGCATTGCTTCTAAAACGGCTGGACTACAGAAATTTGCCGGCTATTTTCCTTTCTACTGGGATGAGGCCACCGGCAAGATTCTGCTGGAGATTGACAAGCTGGACACGCAGTTCCTGTATGTCTCCTCACTTCCGGCGGGATTGGGTTCCAATGACATTGGCCTGGACCGTGGACAGTTAGGCGGCACGCACGTGGTGTATTTCCAGAAGGTAGGGCCTAAGGTTTTGCTGATAGAGCCTAACCAAGGCTACCGCGCCATGAACGGCAATCCCGCCGAGGAGCAGGCCGTGGCCCAGTCCTTCGCGCAGTCCACGCTGTGGGGCTTTAAAGTAGAAGCCACCGATGGCAGAACCGTGTTGGTAGACGCCACTGACTTTTTGCTGAGAGACGCCCATGACGTAGTAGGAAGCATTAAGCGGGCCAGACAGGGCTCGTATAGACTGGACGCCTCGCGTTCGGCCCTTTATCTGCCCCGCACCAAAAACTTCCCGCAGAACACCGAGTTTGAAGCCTCGCTCACGTTTGTGGGCGGGGATGATGCCGGCAACTTCGTGCGCGAAGTGGCTCCGTCTATTGAGGCCCTCACCCTGCGCCAGCACCATTCCTTTATTCAACTCCCAGACTCAAACTACACGCCCAGAGCCATGGACCCGCGGGCCGGCTACTTCGGGATTGAGTACATGGACTACAGCACCCCCATTGGCGAGTCCATTGTCAAACGCTACATTGCCCGGCATCGTCTGCAAAAGAAGAACCCAGGCGCCGCCGTGTCTGAGGCCGTGAAACCCATTGTGTACTATGTAGACCACGCCGCGCCAGAACCCATCAGAAGCGCCTTGCTAGATGGAGCCCGCTGGTGGGCGCAGGCCTTTAAGTCCGCGGGATACAAAGACGCGTTCAAGGTAGAGATTCTGCCCGTAGACGCAGACCCCATGGACGTGCGCTACAACGTCATTCAATGGGTGCACCGCAGTACCCGAGGTTGGAGCTACGGCGCCTCTGTCACGGACCCACGCACCGGCGAAATCCTGAAAGGCCATGTGAGCCTGGGCTCTCTGCGCGTGCGCCAAGATTATTTGATTGCCGAAGGTTTGCTAGCTCCTTATGAGGAAGGCAGACCCGCCAACCCCGAAATGATGAAGATGGCCCTGGCCCGCTTACGTCAGCTGTCAGCGCATGAGTTGGGCCACACGCTGGGCATCATGCACAACTACGCCGCCAGCGTAAACAACCGCGCCTCGGTGATGGACTATCCGCACCCCACCGTGAAACTGACGGCAGAAGGAAAAATAGATTTATCTGATGCCTACGCCTTGGGCATGGGCGATTGGGACAAATTAGCCGTGACGTACGGTTACCAAGACTTCGCGAAGGGTGTGAACGAGAAACAGGCGCTGGACCAACTCCTGCGTAACGGTCACCAAAGTGGCTTGCAATTTATCGCTGACCGAGATGCTCGCTCTCCGGGCGGGGCGCACCCGCAGGCGCACTTATGGGACAATGGCGCCAACGCGTCTGATGAGTTGCATCATGTATTGCAGGTTAGGCAGAAAGCCTTACAGCAGTTTGGCCTGAACAACATAAAGCCCGGCGTGCCCATGGCCATGCTGGAAGATGTGCTGGTGCCCATTTACAATTATCACCGCTACCAGGTAGAGTCGGTGGCCAAAGTGGTGGGTGGGGTTAACTACACCTATGCCTCCAGAGGCGATGGCCAACTGGTCACCGAGAAGGTACCCGAGGCCGAGCAACAGAAAGCCTTGGATGCGCTCCTAGAGACACTCCAGCCCAAGGTGCTCACCCTACCAGAGAACATCATCGCTTTGATTCCGCCAAGACCGGCCGGTTGGTCGCCTACACGTGAGCTGTTTGACAAACGCACCGGCCTCACCTTTGACCCATTGGCCGTCGCCGAGGCTTCCGCCGATTTTACCTTGTCGTTTCTGTTCCACCCAGAGCGCGCCGCCCGTTTGGTGGAATTGAAAGCTAGAGGCAGTAAGCTAGGCCTGGAGGAAGTGTTGGACCAGATACTAGAGCACACCTGGAAAGCCAAACAGCAGAACGGCCTACCCGGCCAGACGCAGTTGCTCACCCAACAGCTGGTACTCACCCACCTGCTGGCCTTGTCCCAGAATGAGAACGCCGCCTACTCCGTGCGCGGCATCGCCATTTTGAAACTGGAAGAGCTGGAAAAGCACCTGAAGAAGCTGGCCAAGTCCTCAGACGATGCCGTGAAAGCCAACGCGCTTCTGGCCTTGAACAGATTAGACCAGCCTGCCAACGCGAAACCGCAACTGCACAAAGACCTTCCGCCGGGCGCACCTATTGGGACCACAGAAACTCTTAGCTGCGAATAG
- a CDS encoding CPBP family intramembrane glutamic endopeptidase, whose protein sequence is MQKTVLLDRMEHPSSTTQATSWWSILAGFLLIALTYHGGEYAMRFHQHVPLFLGCMLAVIPVANLVAKWQGFKGLGAWGLCFDKPYAKLFLKGLAIGLVVYAVALWARLWLGFEILGPKPDTNVLITQTLIFAAGTFLPSLAEDILTRGYLFGHFHKRMGTWALILFSAVVYVLNHVYALTAGPETLVYLFVLGVMLAIPLLYTRNIWYTVGVHWAGNIIYRVSNDVLSVRTMESPYPAMWTLTGFVLLLAVINYVVTRRFVPSEKEQALA, encoded by the coding sequence ATGCAAAAGACAGTTCTTCTAGACCGCATGGAGCATCCATCCTCAACCACTCAGGCAACCTCTTGGTGGAGCATACTGGCAGGGTTCCTGCTCATTGCCCTCACCTACCACGGCGGGGAATATGCCATGCGGTTCCATCAGCACGTTCCCCTGTTCCTGGGGTGTATGCTGGCCGTGATACCCGTGGCCAACCTGGTGGCCAAGTGGCAAGGCTTCAAAGGGCTGGGTGCTTGGGGACTGTGCTTTGACAAGCCCTACGCGAAACTGTTTTTGAAAGGCCTGGCCATTGGCTTGGTAGTGTATGCGGTGGCGCTTTGGGCGCGGCTTTGGCTGGGTTTTGAGATACTGGGCCCAAAGCCCGACACCAATGTGCTCATCACGCAGACGCTTATCTTCGCGGCAGGTACGTTTCTGCCGTCGCTAGCCGAAGACATACTCACCAGAGGCTACCTGTTTGGGCACTTCCATAAGCGGATGGGTACCTGGGCCTTGATTCTGTTCTCAGCAGTAGTCTACGTCCTGAACCATGTCTATGCCCTCACCGCCGGACCTGAGACCTTGGTCTACCTGTTTGTGCTGGGCGTAATGCTGGCCATTCCGTTGTTGTATACCAGAAATATTTGGTACACGGTGGGCGTGCACTGGGCCGGCAATATCATTTACCGGGTGAGCAATGATGTGCTGTCTGTGCGAACAATGGAATCTCCCTATCCCGCCATGTGGACCTTAACGGGTTTTGTGTTATTGCTAGCGGTCATCAATTATGTAGTAACTAGGAGATTCGTTCCTTCAGAAAAGGAGCAAGCCTTGGCCTAA
- a CDS encoding FkbM family methyltransferase, translating to MKLLRHYLKVYGLILSMGPACGTWAVLCAYTKLIGQAHWVAKFGGSHRKTNSIVLFGKRVLFPSYVFLLHQFEEIFVLDAYRSKVTGQKTLIIDGGSHLGISVLYFITAYPEAKVLAFEPEAKAFQLLQQFVTHNQLSQVMLVNAALTGTSGTLTLFTHEDASGRLDAGAYTTSTATVPVTVPAQTLSTYLTEPVALLKLDIEGAEVEVIQELIASQKIAVVQEIVLEFHTEIHPSPEHLITLLAKSGFNAKRKDALALYETDASDFLLHFTRK from the coding sequence ATGAAACTGCTTCGGCATTACCTGAAAGTGTATGGTCTTATCCTATCTATGGGTCCAGCGTGCGGCACGTGGGCGGTGCTATGTGCGTACACCAAACTGATCGGGCAGGCGCACTGGGTTGCTAAGTTCGGCGGCAGTCATAGAAAGACAAATAGCATTGTTTTGTTTGGCAAGCGAGTTTTATTCCCGAGCTATGTTTTTCTGCTCCACCAGTTTGAGGAGATTTTCGTCTTGGATGCTTATAGAAGTAAAGTGACTGGCCAGAAAACCCTTATCATTGACGGCGGCAGCCACTTGGGTATTTCGGTGCTTTATTTTATTACCGCTTACCCAGAAGCCAAGGTCTTGGCGTTTGAACCAGAAGCGAAGGCTTTTCAACTCCTGCAACAGTTTGTCACGCACAACCAGCTTTCCCAAGTAATGCTGGTGAATGCCGCCTTGACTGGGACGTCCGGCACGCTCACTCTCTTTACCCATGAAGACGCCTCAGGTAGGTTAGATGCTGGCGCTTATACAACCAGTACCGCCACCGTTCCTGTAACCGTTCCCGCGCAGACGCTTTCTACCTACCTCACAGAACCGGTGGCTTTGCTTAAACTAGACATTGAAGGCGCCGAGGTGGAGGTGATCCAGGAATTGATAGCCAGCCAGAAGATTGCCGTGGTGCAGGAGATAGTGCTGGAGTTTCACACAGAGATTCATCCTTCCCCAGAGCACTTGATTACCCTGCTGGCCAAATCTGGCTTTAATGCTAAGCGGAAAGATGCCTTGGCGCTTTATGAAACAGACGCCTCAGACTTTCTGCTGCACTTCACTAGAAAGTAA
- a CDS encoding PDZ domain-containing protein — protein sequence MKNTTMALGLLALLSFSAPAEAAKAPELTYQVNLNDRADDLFKVSLDVKGLKSANNIFQFASTAPGTYQTMDIGRFVKNFKAFDKKGKEITTKQVSVNQWELSRPDKVRKITYQIAETWDTPVEKNRVYNMCGTSLEQDHALINGQGVFGYFKGLQSAPMRLKLESPKEWLTGTALKTDKNGYYLINNYDHLVDSPILAGNLTKAATDFNGTTVDIYTYSKTGKIKSQDLMTNMTGMLDAAHKFVVNFPVDRYTFLYHFEDEDWGAWEHSYSSEYVMKESDMTPEFAHNITDIASHEFFHIITPLNIHSEIIERFNFETPTPSQHLWLYEGTTEWASDMMQLRAGMIDLPAYLKDMQQKLKNNDMMGTNYSLQELSLTSYTPQGNKIYGNIYNRGAATAALLDIRLLELSGGKRGLREVINELSKEYGPSKAFPEQDFFNIFVAKTHPEIADFFNKYVKGAEALPVAEYFGKLGITYTPLRTSDKKTFDPGYNLGAPEGKIVFMKVNPAQQQAGLKDGDELVAVNGTAVTLKNANQEVPKIFQTKIGDSYAVTIRRDGKEEKLTLKMLERQETQRHLFEVDANPTPAQNALRQAWVKNL from the coding sequence ATGAAAAACACCACCATGGCATTGGGCCTATTGGCCCTCTTGTCTTTCAGCGCGCCGGCAGAGGCCGCCAAAGCCCCCGAACTCACCTACCAGGTGAACCTCAATGACCGCGCCGATGACCTGTTCAAAGTCTCTCTGGACGTGAAAGGCCTGAAAAGCGCCAACAACATCTTCCAGTTTGCGTCTACTGCGCCGGGCACGTACCAGACCATGGACATTGGCCGGTTTGTGAAGAACTTCAAAGCCTTTGATAAGAAGGGCAAGGAAATCACCACCAAGCAAGTGTCTGTGAACCAATGGGAACTAAGCCGCCCTGACAAGGTGCGTAAAATCACCTACCAGATTGCCGAAACCTGGGATACGCCGGTAGAAAAGAACCGCGTCTACAACATGTGCGGCACCTCTCTGGAGCAGGACCACGCGCTCATCAACGGGCAAGGCGTGTTCGGTTATTTTAAAGGTTTGCAGTCAGCGCCTATGCGCCTAAAGCTAGAGTCTCCGAAGGAATGGCTAACGGGCACCGCGCTAAAGACAGATAAGAACGGCTACTACCTCATCAACAACTATGACCACCTGGTAGACTCTCCTATCCTGGCCGGTAACCTGACCAAAGCAGCCACTGATTTCAACGGCACTACGGTTGACATCTATACCTATTCCAAAACGGGCAAGATTAAGTCGCAGGATTTAATGACCAACATGACGGGCATGCTGGATGCCGCTCACAAGTTTGTCGTTAATTTTCCGGTGGACCGTTACACCTTCCTGTACCATTTTGAGGACGAAGACTGGGGTGCCTGGGAGCATTCGTACAGCTCTGAGTATGTCATGAAAGAAAGTGACATGACGCCCGAGTTTGCGCATAACATCACCGACATCGCTTCGCATGAGTTCTTCCACATCATCACGCCGCTCAACATCCACAGCGAGATCATTGAGCGCTTCAACTTTGAGACCCCTACTCCGTCGCAACACTTGTGGCTGTATGAAGGCACCACCGAGTGGGCTTCTGATATGATGCAACTGAGAGCCGGCATGATTGACTTGCCTGCCTACCTCAAAGACATGCAACAGAAGCTCAAGAACAATGACATGATGGGCACCAACTACAGCCTACAAGAATTGAGCTTGACCTCTTACACGCCGCAGGGCAACAAGATCTACGGCAACATCTACAACCGCGGTGCGGCTACGGCGGCTTTGTTAGATATTAGATTGCTGGAATTGTCTGGTGGTAAGCGCGGTCTGCGCGAAGTCATCAATGAGTTGTCTAAAGAATATGGCCCGTCTAAGGCGTTCCCGGAGCAGGACTTCTTTAACATCTTCGTGGCCAAAACCCACCCAGAAATTGCCGACTTCTTCAACAAATATGTAAAAGGCGCCGAGGCCTTGCCAGTGGCCGAGTACTTCGGGAAACTGGGCATCACGTACACGCCTTTGAGAACCTCTGACAAAAAGACGTTTGACCCGGGTTATAACCTTGGCGCGCCCGAAGGAAAGATTGTGTTCATGAAAGTGAACCCTGCCCAACAACAAGCCGGCCTGAAGGACGGAGATGAGCTGGTAGCCGTAAATGGCACTGCGGTTACCTTGAAAAACGCCAACCAGGAAGTACCTAAGATTTTCCAAACCAAGATTGGGGATTCTTATGCGGTTACCATTCGCAGAGACGGCAAAGAAGAAAAACTGACCCTGAAAATGCTGGAAAGACAAGAAACCCAGAGACACCTTTTTGAGGTGGACGCCAACCCAACGCCGGCCCAGAATGCCTTGCGTCAGGCCTGGGTGAAGAACCTGTAA
- a CDS encoding Ldh family oxidoreductase: MYSYQRLFDFTQKIFLSIGCPQEDAFLATETLLSADLRGIDSHGVARLVGYVRLWEAGRINPKPNVRVVHETPSTATVDGDGGLGLVVAPKAMQIALEKAKNVGSGWVSVKNSNHFGIAGYHAMKALAHDMIGLSMTNASPLVAPTYSLERLLGTNPIAVAVPANTQPPFVADLATTTAANGKLEILQRKNLEAPHGWIQAADGSSSTNPNELKDGGALLPLGGDTGSHKGYALGAVVDIFSAVLSGANYGPWVPPFVSFLAPPANPVGEGIGHFFGAMRVDAFRPAEDFKNHMDNWITTFRNSKAKDGHHVLIPGDPERLCQEQREKEGIPLLPPVVKDLEGLGEKFGVTL, translated from the coding sequence ATGTATTCCTACCAACGCCTTTTTGATTTCACCCAGAAGATATTCTTAAGCATCGGATGCCCCCAAGAAGATGCATTCCTAGCCACCGAAACCTTACTTTCTGCTGATTTGCGCGGCATTGACTCCCATGGCGTAGCCCGTCTAGTGGGCTATGTGCGCCTCTGGGAGGCCGGCCGCATCAACCCCAAACCCAACGTGCGCGTGGTGCATGAGACGCCCAGCACGGCCACGGTAGACGGCGACGGCGGTCTGGGTCTGGTAGTGGCGCCCAAAGCCATGCAGATTGCCCTAGAGAAAGCCAAAAACGTGGGAAGCGGCTGGGTGAGCGTGAAGAACTCCAATCACTTCGGCATAGCCGGGTACCACGCCATGAAGGCCCTGGCACATGACATGATTGGCCTGTCTATGACCAACGCCAGCCCTTTGGTAGCCCCCACCTATTCCCTGGAAAGACTCCTGGGCACCAACCCCATTGCCGTGGCGGTCCCGGCCAATACCCAACCACCCTTTGTAGCCGATTTAGCCACCACCACCGCCGCCAACGGTAAGCTGGAAATCTTGCAACGCAAAAACCTGGAAGCCCCGCACGGCTGGATTCAGGCCGCCGATGGTTCTTCTTCTACCAACCCCAATGAGCTCAAAGACGGCGGCGCGCTTTTGCCACTAGGCGGCGACACCGGCAGTCACAAAGGTTACGCGCTGGGTGCCGTAGTGGACATCTTCTCAGCGGTATTGTCAGGGGCTAACTACGGTCCGTGGGTACCGCCATTTGTGAGCTTCCTGGCCCCACCGGCCAACCCCGTGGGCGAAGGCATAGGCCACTTCTTCGGGGCCATGCGGGTAGACGCGTTTAGACCGGCAGAGGACTTCAAAAACCACATGGACAACTGGATTACCACCTTCCGGAACTCCAAAGCCAAAGACGGCCACCACGTCCTCATCCCCGGCGACCCAGAACGCCTCTGCCAGGAACAGCGCGAGAAAGAAGGCATTCCGCTGTTACCACCGGTAGTTAAGGATTTGGAAGGCTTGGGTGAGAAGTTTGGCGTGACGTTGTAA